Proteins found in one Tsukamurella paurometabola DSM 20162 genomic segment:
- the ettA gene encoding energy-dependent translational throttle protein EttA, translating into MAEFIYTMKKVRKAHGDKVILDDVTMSFYPGAKIGVVGPNGAGKSSILKIMAGLDQPSNGEAFLDPEATVGILMQEPQLDETKTVKENVEDGLGQTMVNLRRYNEVAELMATDYTDELMEEMGKLQEQLDAVDAWEVDSQIEQAMDALRCPPGDSPVTTLSGGEKRRVALCKLLLSKPDLLLLDEPTNHLDAESVLWLEQHLANYPGAVLAVTHDRYFLDHVAQWICEVERGKLHGYEGNYSTYLEKKAERLEVQGKKDQKLQKRLKEELAWVRSGAKARQTKNKARLERYDEMAAEAEKHRKLDFEEIQIPTPPRLGNVVVEVSHLDKGFDGRVLIKDLTFTLPRNGIVGVIGPNGVGKTTLFKTIVGLESPDSGDVKVGETVKLSYVDQNRANIDPKKTVFEVVSDGLDYITVGQNEMPSRAYVSAFGFKGPDQQKPSEVLSGGERNRLNLALTLKEGGNLILLDEPTNDLDVETLSSLENALQEFPGCAVVISHDRWFLDRTCTHILAWEGNVEEGQWFWFEGNFEAYEANKVERLGADAARPHAVTHRKLTRD; encoded by the coding sequence GTGGCTGAATTCATCTACACCATGAAGAAGGTGCGTAAAGCGCACGGCGATAAGGTCATTCTCGATGACGTCACGATGTCGTTCTACCCCGGCGCCAAGATCGGCGTGGTCGGCCCGAACGGTGCCGGTAAGTCGTCGATCCTCAAGATCATGGCCGGGCTCGACCAGCCGAGCAACGGCGAGGCCTTCCTCGACCCGGAGGCCACCGTCGGCATCCTGATGCAGGAGCCTCAGCTCGATGAGACCAAGACCGTCAAGGAGAACGTCGAGGACGGCCTCGGCCAGACGATGGTCAACCTGCGCCGCTACAACGAGGTGGCTGAGCTGATGGCCACCGACTATACGGATGAGCTCATGGAGGAGATGGGCAAGCTGCAGGAGCAGCTCGATGCCGTGGACGCCTGGGAAGTCGACTCGCAGATCGAGCAGGCGATGGACGCGCTGCGCTGCCCGCCGGGCGACTCGCCGGTCACCACACTGTCCGGCGGTGAGAAGCGTCGCGTCGCGCTGTGCAAGCTGTTGCTCAGCAAGCCCGATCTGCTGCTGCTCGACGAGCCCACCAACCACCTCGACGCCGAGTCGGTGCTGTGGCTCGAGCAGCATCTCGCGAACTATCCCGGTGCCGTCCTCGCCGTGACCCACGACCGGTACTTCCTCGATCACGTCGCGCAGTGGATCTGCGAGGTCGAGCGCGGGAAGCTGCACGGCTACGAGGGCAACTACTCCACCTACCTGGAGAAGAAGGCCGAACGGCTCGAGGTGCAGGGCAAGAAGGATCAGAAGCTGCAGAAGCGGCTCAAGGAGGAGCTGGCGTGGGTCCGCTCCGGCGCGAAGGCCCGCCAGACCAAGAACAAGGCCCGTCTCGAGCGCTACGACGAGATGGCGGCCGAAGCCGAGAAGCACCGCAAGCTCGACTTTGAAGAGATCCAGATTCCCACGCCGCCGCGCTTGGGCAACGTGGTGGTCGAGGTCTCCCACCTGGACAAGGGCTTCGACGGCCGGGTCCTGATCAAGGACCTGACGTTCACGCTGCCGCGCAACGGCATCGTCGGCGTGATCGGCCCCAACGGCGTGGGCAAGACCACGCTGTTCAAGACCATCGTCGGCCTCGAGTCCCCGGATTCCGGCGATGTGAAGGTCGGCGAGACGGTCAAGCTCAGCTACGTCGACCAGAACCGCGCCAATATCGACCCGAAGAAGACGGTCTTCGAGGTGGTCTCCGACGGTCTGGACTACATCACCGTCGGCCAGAACGAGATGCCCTCGCGCGCCTACGTCAGCGCCTTCGGTTTCAAGGGCCCGGATCAGCAGAAGCCCTCGGAGGTGCTGTCCGGCGGTGAGCGCAACCGGCTGAACCTGGCACTGACCCTCAAAGAGGGCGGCAACCTGATCCTGCTCGACGAGCCCACCAACGATCTCGACGTCGAGACCCTGTCGAGTCTGGAGAACGCCCTCCAGGAGTTCCCGGGCTGCGCCGTGGTGATCTCGCACGACCGCTGGTTCCTCGACCGGACGTGCACCCACATCCTCGCGTGGGAGGGCAACGTCGAAGAGGGACAGTGGTTCTGGTTCGAGGGCAACTTCGAGGCCTACGAGGCGAACAAGGTGGAGCGGCTCGGTGCCGACGCGGCCCGTCCGCACGCCGTGACGCATCGCAAGCTCACCCGCGACTGA
- a CDS encoding NADPH:quinone oxidoreductase family protein encodes MKTAQITTLGGPTSLELVDAPSPDPGTTNVLIDVRAAGVAFPEVLQSRGLYQVKPDLPFIPGAEVAGTVAAAPEGSGLAVGQRVAALPLLGGFAEQVACSPDAVFPIPDSLSYEAAAAIPFNYLTAHFALLHRGRLAAGESVLVHGAAGGIGSAAIQVAKAFDAGRVIAVTSTEEKGEAAVAAGADEYVLADSFREAVTATTGGKGVDIVVDPVGGDRFTDSLRSLATDGRALVVGFTAGSIPEVKVNRLLLNNLDVVGVAWGAYALARPGYLQRQWAHLLPKIEAGFIEPLIGETYPLDRVTDALLSIDERRAVGKILLGIRD; translated from the coding sequence ATGAAGACGGCGCAGATCACCACGCTCGGCGGACCCACCTCCTTGGAACTGGTAGACGCTCCGAGCCCGGATCCCGGAACGACGAATGTGCTCATCGACGTTCGCGCGGCGGGCGTCGCGTTCCCCGAGGTCTTGCAGTCGCGCGGCCTCTATCAAGTCAAACCCGACCTGCCGTTCATTCCGGGGGCCGAGGTTGCCGGTACGGTCGCCGCCGCGCCGGAGGGTTCTGGGCTCGCCGTCGGGCAGCGGGTCGCGGCGCTCCCGCTGTTGGGGGGCTTCGCCGAACAGGTCGCGTGCTCCCCGGATGCGGTGTTCCCGATCCCGGATTCACTCTCCTACGAGGCGGCGGCCGCGATCCCGTTCAACTACCTGACCGCGCACTTCGCACTGCTCCACCGCGGTCGCCTGGCCGCCGGCGAATCAGTGCTCGTACACGGCGCGGCCGGCGGTATCGGCTCGGCGGCGATCCAGGTGGCGAAGGCCTTCGATGCGGGGCGGGTCATCGCGGTCACGTCTACGGAAGAGAAGGGGGAGGCCGCGGTCGCCGCGGGGGCCGATGAGTACGTACTCGCCGACAGCTTTCGCGAGGCGGTCACGGCAACGACCGGAGGCAAGGGCGTTGACATCGTGGTCGACCCCGTCGGCGGCGACCGATTCACCGATTCGCTGCGATCGCTTGCGACCGACGGCCGCGCGCTCGTGGTCGGATTCACCGCGGGCTCGATCCCCGAGGTCAAGGTCAATCGGCTGCTGCTGAACAACCTCGATGTGGTGGGCGTCGCGTGGGGTGCCTACGCGCTGGCCCGGCCCGGCTACCTGCAGCGCCAGTGGGCGCACCTCCTGCCGAAGATCGAGGCCGGGTTCATCGAACCGCTGATCGGTGAGACGTACCCGCTCGACCGAGTCACCGATGCGCTGCTCAGCATCGACGAGCGACGCGCGGTGGGCAAGATCCTCCTCGGCATCAGGGACTGA